The following nucleotide sequence is from Pochonia chlamydosporia 170 chromosome 4, whole genome shotgun sequence.
GGATCCATCAAATCGTCGACACTTGGTCCCATTCTAATGCACTTTAACGGACATGAAGCATGTGCACAATTTAAACTCGCAATAGCTCGATTTTCTAACGTGCAACATGGTTTATGCGGACGCTGCAACCTGCAAGGCTGGCATGTGCTTCAGCACCATCTACTCGGGTACGACTGTTCAATATCTGGCTACGGAGCACGCAGTAGATGATTACCACTTTCCTTACACGGCAGATGAGCCCTGTTTAACAAGATGCACCGGACGgtcccaacattgaatgcagAGTCCATTGATCGAAGGGCCGATCCCAAGTAATCAGCAGGTAATGTAGACAATTAACTATacaatcaccaccatgtAAAGAAAATGGTAGATAGCCTTTTGATTACTGGCATATCTAACCTGTCATCACTGATGCCACACAGCCGTCGTGGGCCAAGGCCGaatatacggagtacattaCGTGGGAATGACATCAAAAAAGCCAATATATTCCAGCAAACAATCCCACGCTCTGTTCCACGTCCACCATGCTTTCTACTTACACCATCTTTCCAACAAAATTGAATCTTTAATCAAGAAAACACGCAGTGCAATCACCCCGTCGGGAACACTTACACGTCACACAAAATGACCCTCATCCACGGCAGATGTACCTGCGGAAACATGAAATACACAGTCACACTCCAGTCCCCAGACGACGCAAGAACCTCTCTCTGCCACTGCTCAAGCTGCCGCCGGGCATTTGGGACCAATTTCGGGCTCAcaaccaaagtcaacataCACTAGCTAGGTCCTTCACATCAAACCGGGCATCTCACTAACAGACAGAAACTCCAGATTCCCCTCGCCAGCTTCATATACGACGCAGGAACTCCGAAGCATTTCAAGCAAGGTAATGGAGTTGAGCGAGAGTTCTGCGATCAATGCGGTGTGTTCATCTGCGAGTACGGTGTGAGTTGTGCCTGTCGCGAAACTCGAGGCAAACAGCTGAGCAAAGTCATAGGAACAAGCAGCTGATAAGTTTCGCTACATAATGTGGGGGACCTTGGATCAGGCGGACAAGTTACCTCCCAAGGGAGAGTTCTTTTGCAGATTTAGAGCCGGTTGGATGCCAGAGATACCAGGTACGTTATTGTTTATGAGTGAAGGATTTGTAACTCATAGCTGAGTAGGAGTGTTTCACAAGGACGAGATTCATGATTGAGAAAGATACTACAGTCCGTAGAAAAAAGAATTTGCCCACATCATAGTCTGCACGAATACATCTCAATACATGTTAGCATATACTGCGATATGTAATATCTCTTACGAGTTCAAATGCTTTTAACCCCGTACCCTACTGTAGGCATGAAACTTATTCAAGGCGCTGTGGTGTACGAGGCAGAATTCAACGATACTGATATCGTCATTGCGCAGGTCATGCGGTGCCGTAAGTCAGAAGTATtaagcaacattgaagtttaATCAGAAACTAGATGCAAagggtttcaatgttcaatgctgCGGAGTGGAGATGCTATCCACGTTCCTGCATGTGTACTCCGTGCATACATGTGTATGTTGAGTTGAGCCAACTGTATTGTTAGTGCAAGGTTCAATTGAAAAATTTCAATGTCTTCTAAAGCAAGTATGTCTGGGAGCTACAAGAGCATAATAGACTTTCAAGCCACGGGCGACAGATCAAATGCCGTCCATAGCTTTCCTATCGCCGCACAAAGATAATTtacaccaccacgaccaaaacatgtctggtccatcccAGCACGAGAAGTGATGCACCACACTCCGCCGAATCTAGGCCATCTCTCAGAATCAAGCTGCAAATGTGATGAGCAAACGCACAATCGAGTAGATCAAACACTTCACTCCCACTCAATCACACCCAACTGCCAATTCCAACGACCAATAAGCAGCCAACCATTCGCCAGCATTCTCCCACACACGCATGCATCATCACGAACCCAGACCAAGACCCAAACCaagatccagatccagatTCAACACTAAACCCAATCCGCCAATCCACGCCCATCCCTACCCCTGCCCCTCGTGTCcctccgccaccaaaaaCACCAATTTATACATCATCCCTCCGTCTCCGTTCACCACCTCCCGCCATCTTCACAACGTTCTCCCAACCGCCCAGAATGTCTCTACCAACAGCAAaaccgccgccgcccgcaCAACAATCCATCCGCTCCTTTTTTCAAGCCAAAACTCCCAAATATACAGCACCGCCCGCACCCTCACGCgacacaaccacaaccccCCCGATCCAAACCTCCACCCTTCCCCCCGTGCCAGCAATCCCCGCCGAAGCAACCATCCGCCCCATCACAGCAGCCGACATCCCTCCCCTCCGACGCATAAactccctcctcctccaggtTTCCTACCAAGACGACTTCTACCAAAAGGCCACCGACCCGCTCGCCGGCCTCTTCTCCCGCGTAATAACATGGACGCACGCAGGGGAAGAGCCCAAGGTCGTCGGCGCAATCATAGCCCACGTGGAGCCCGACGTCGACACATCGGCCGGCCAGATCCCGCAGAACCTGTACATCCGGTCGCTGTGCCTTCTGTCGCCCTACCGGTCGCTGGGGCTGATGTCCGCCGCGCTGGAACATGTCGTTGCCACGGCCGCAAAACAGCCGGCTATGGATGTGCGGAGCGTAACGGCGCATGTGTGGACGGAGAATGAGGAGGGACTCCACTGGTATGCTGGTCGGGGGTTTACGCGGCTGGAACCGCCTGTGAAGGGGTACTACTGGAAACTGAGGCCCGATTCCGCGTGGATTGTGAAAAGGGATGTTGGCGCCAATGTGACGGGTTGTCTTGCGAGGACGAATGGCGTGGCTTCACGACCCGTACCGAGTAGTACGACTGCGGCGGTTGTCaatcttcctcctccgccgccgccgatgtCCGGTCCGCCATCTGCGAAATCtacgccgccgcctccatcgGGACCGAGACCAAAGGCCGTGTCGGGACAGTCGTATCAGACGCAGAGGCCGGAGGTGGAGTGGAATGATTTGCCGGCTGATATGGCGCCTGCGTTGGGTGCGCTGCGCAAAACGGGGAGTGAGTCGGCGTCGGCGGCTAGTTCGAGGAGTAGTTCGCAGgcgccgaggaagaagagggatCGGTCGTATCCTGCTGCCACGTTTGGCAGTTAGGTCTGTTTCCTGGGGGGAAATGTTTACGGATAGAGATTCAatgaatgatgatgacgTACAAAGCGAGGGGGAGAATACAAGAGGGACATTTAACAATTACATGGGAAGAGGTCATTAACCGCCGTGGATGCGAGATGCAACCATTGCGGTGTTACGAGTTCAGGATAGACTTTACAGGCAGCCACACGGAATCTTGCTTGGCTATATTTTCGGGACACTGGCTCATCATGAAGTAATTTACCCACATAATTTGATAGAATACATAATATCATCCAAAACTCCGTTCccagattgagattgagaaaTCAAACCAGCCATCCTTCCTCATCCAATCATCAACTTAACTCATCGCTGTTGCCTACTCCACCAGATTCCTGCAATAGCTGCTGCCgcaaccagaccacccaCGACAAGAGCCGTGGTGGATACAGTTGGCTCTTCGACCGATGTCGATGTATTAGACGGGATCTTTTGGAGGCGTCTCTTGATATCTTGGCGCAGGTCGGCAAGGAAATCACCAGGTTTCTCCTGTCGAGCGGCAATCAAGGCAATCAGAGCTGCGCCAACTCCACTTCCGtccttggcaatgccaattcGAATCTTGCCGGCTCCGGTGGCACCGATTCCGTCAATGGCGCCGAGAGCTTCGTAAATCATGTCACGGAAGAATGGATAATGTTCGACCAAACTACCGTCGACGCCAATATCAATCACTTCCTCGTTTGGATCCTCGAGCTTGCCGGATTGCAGCGCAATAGCGCCAATGGCAACTGCAGACAGTCTGGCGGCTCGGCGAGCAACCGCGTCGGAAATGGCCTTGAACGCTTGAGCGTCCTCCAACGACGGGGCGTAAATATCCAATGACTTTTCCAATTCCAGTCGGATTGTGGACAGCTCGGGTGTGTTGTCGGCCGCCGCAACGGACATGATTGCGCTGTCAAGTCCCCATGCGTTGAAGATGCGCGCCTTTTGTCCAATGCTCGTGGTTGTGGATCTGTCGTTGAAGCTGGAGTTGGCATCCCGGAAAAGGCTGATACCGTCATCCTTGATCATGTCCACAACAGTCAATCGCACAATCTCGCCCAGAAACATTCCCGACACTCGCTTCTCGAACATCTGGATGCCGGGGTTCACACTTTGCGCATCGAGTGCTTTGTCCCATGGTGTGGATGGCAAAACATTGAGCTGGTTGTCGAATGAGCCCCATTCGGTGTTGATGACCATTTCGCCAGTTGAAGTATCGTATTCACCTTCAATCGGtttcttgatgttggccgtcttctcaatATAAGCACCGTTTGTGCCAGTCCCGAAGATGCCACCAAGTAAAGAGCGGTGCTTTCCAGTTGAGGTATATGATCTTGCCATGAGGGTACCGACCGTATCATTCACAAGAGCTGCGACCTTGACTGGGAGGCTCAAGTTGTCGATTTCGTCCTGTAGCAGTCGGCAGACGTCTTTGCCGATGGCATCTGGAATGTCGAAACCCTTGGTCCAGCGGATGAGATTACCCTTGTTAATAGCCAACTGCTTCACGGGGAAGCTGAAAGTGAAGCCCAGGCGAAAGATTTGCTCGTCGCGATAGCCCATTGGGGTGCTTGCGGTAGCTCTGCGCCGCACATGGCTCTCGAAATGATCGGCGTGGTGTTCTCGGAGGAACAATTCAATCTGCTTagccaagaaggcaaaaaGTTCCTTGGCAGTCTTCGCAACCATGAGTTCCTTAGGAATGGCCACCTTGTTGTAGGTCAGGTTAAAGGTCGTATCGCCATTGAGCGTGATGGAGCAGACACGAAAGTTGGTgccgccaaggtcaactGCCAAGTACAATCCCTATGAACATGGAGCATTAGAAGAGCTGAGCTTCACGACATGCGACGAAAAAGTCAATGCATGAATCCAGGGTATGCCATACCTTTTCCGTACCATTAGGGACTCCGGTAACGTAAGTAGGAATCTGACTAAGACTCGTACCATCCTTTTCCAAGCCCTCCTCTGTTGAGTGCTGTTAGCTTGGCCAAGTCGCGGAAGAATATTTGGCGCATAAGCATTTGCTTCATTTCATGCTCCCAAGCCCTCACTTAGACTTACTCATTTGCGTCAAGAATTCTTGAACATGGATGTTGACGTCCTTGTCCGAGAATTCGAACTGCGACACAACTCTCTTTGTCTCATCGGCCAGCGCCATGGTGAGAGGTCTTGAGACTCGCGCCAATACTGAAAATGGTGCAGGATTCAGACAAACCGACTCAAGCGGTACGTGTACAGGCGCAGCAAAGAGAGAGCTCAAGGAGGGAAAATAATACGAGTTTGAGTGGAAGAGCGAGAatgaggacaagaagaagaagaagaaaggcgaATCCTGCTGCAGGCTATACAGCTTGGCGTCGTGGAGCAAGAGTTGGACAAGCTGCTGGCAAAAAAGTTAGCGGCTGCGGACCAGTTCGAGTGGTCTGGCGTCTGGTAGCTATGATGATGCAGTTCAAGCCACCGGCGCAAGACTAACAGCTCAAGGGCAGggatggatgaagaaagCTTGGGGGGCCATGGTGGGTGTGCTGGAGATTGATGGGCGCCAGAATGGAGTTGAGTTGATTTGAGACTGGAGGGATGGAGAGATGCGGGGACTGAGATGCTGCGTACTGGAGCACATCTGGACCAAGACATGAAGCTTTGAGAACGGCCGAATCCAGTTTCAACGCTAGCGCCACTTTGAGTCTTTTGCTTCCGTGGCGGCATCTATTTGCATGGCAATATGCGACATGGTGCTGCAACCAGATCAGACGAGCAGAGCGGCCCGTACTCAACTGATTGTATATGGTGAATCAATCCTATTCAGCGGGCTGTGGTCAAGGTACAGAAACCGGTCAAGTCGTGATAACTGATTTCATGGCCCTGGCCATTCCCAAAAGCTGTACCAGTGCCAGAGTAGGGACCAAGCAAAAGTGAGACTAAATATGTTggtttggtgatggaaaAAAGATAAATGACTTACCACGGCCACCAAGGCTAGAATCAGCCACCAACAAATTGCCACTGGGATCACATTGGCCTTGCGATTTTGCTTGGATTCGTCAAGGTTAATGTCTGCATCCCCCCAACCCTGCCGCCAACCGGCGCTGATCCAACTCTCACTGAAGGCCGCCGTCTTGTCTGTACTGTCGGTCTCACCGGCTTGGTGGACTACTAATGCAAGACAGCAAAGTGTAGTATAAAAAGCCTCGTGGTGCTTTCAACGCTGATCTCTCGTTTGTTGGTCGCGTGCAACCCGCCAAGCTAGCAATTTGATGGTTGTAGCAGTTCGGTGGTGGCGCTTGctacaccagaccagaccaggccagacacATTCGATCAGTCTCTTTTTTCCGCGACCAGGCCGCCTGGAACGACGGGCCGTATCCTTCAACGTCCAAGGTGAGCGACTTTGTTGCAGGGCCAACAGCTATCAGTTTATTGAATTGTAGGGATTGGCTGCATGGAACGAGGTCGCCCCTGTCCTCGCAAACGAGCCCGTGCCGCCCGCCTGCTCCGTGCTGGAAAAGAAagctgttggttgttgagaaaTATGGCCGAGAGACTGCCGACAGATGATCCACGTCCAGCGGAGACGATGAACAACTGTGAGGTTCTTTGAAACTGGGGTTGCTTCCGTGACGTCCGACTCGTGAAAGAACCATGCGAAAAAGTTGAAACTGTTGGTCAATGTTCTGTTTTGCGTATGCCCTGAACTAGAGTCTGTGACAAAGAGGTGGTGAGTGGTGATGCTTCCAGGTCTGGTGGCCAGGTCAAGGATCAGCTTTGTACAGAGATGGGGGGGCGACGATGGTCTATTTGTGCAACTGATGTTGGAAGGAGGCGGGggttgtcaagtctggtccaatcTGTCCGGACGTCCTTGGTGGCTGCTCGCATTCAACCTTGACGTCTGATGTTTGTGCTTCAACTTGCTATTGTGTCCAGGTGTTGCCGCAGCTTGACCACGTTGGCCAATGCAAGTTTGAGGCGGCTTCGGATGGATCCGTCGCAGGACCAGGGGTATCATGCGGAGTCTTGAAGTATCAACAAATTTCTTTATGTTGCAAAGACTTTTCAAAGGATATTGCAATTGGCGTGGGCTCCGATAACCACTGACGGTAACTGTATGCTTGTCGTttcgttcaatgttttccATTGCGATTGCACCGGACAAACTCGCACAACTGCAGCTGTTGACCTCGAAATGCTTGGCAAAGCCTGGCACTTGGCACCTGGGAGCTtagctttcaatgttgccccCACAGTCTTCTGGAGCAGGGTGCGTCAATAGCCAAGCCAATTCTCCGGGGTGCGCTTTCCTGACATCGAAGCGATTATTTACTCCGTTGCCCTTGCCaaaacaccagttgaccagactcaacGTCGAACAGCTCAAATTATGCCGCCCTGGCAAGGTGGCTCAAGAGAACCATCCTGTTCGAATCTATACATACAATTCAAACTTCCTAGGCACTTGACAACACACCAGGCCCAGCCGCAAACCGAAACGACAAAGTTGCGTTATTTCCTCTTCTGTAAGTGGATCACCTCGTCATTGGGGATGCAGATTGCCCCGTTAATCCAGGGGTATTCCTCGTTCTGCCGGGAATAGGTCCGATTCACCGGCGTCAAAATGGAAGATGCCACATTGCCTCTGTTTTATAAAGGTGTGGTTATGATCAATTTAAGGCACTTTGAGCGACAGATTGGAGTGAGCAATATGAACTCTGAGAAACTCATCCAAAGCATTTAAGCCACTCTATCCCCAATTTTCCTGTACTGCCTCAACTCTGTCATAGAACCTTCAGGCCGTATACAACAGAATGGTCGAATGAATGCCAGTGAAGCTAGTTGACACTTACGTTGCAAATCTTCACTTACACGCTACAATATCTAGTAACCTACTGATTGATGTAGGAGTCAACTATCTAGCCGAGTGTAGTTCGCTTCCTAATTTACGCCCGCTGCTCCTTTAGAACAGTCCAGTAAAGGGTCAATGCAACCTAAAGGCTAGTTGATGGATAAGCAATCCCTCATCATCGTAGCTCGAAAACGGGGAAAGTTTCCAGACTCCAGAGACTACATTCTGTGTATCAGCTTACAGATCCGGCATCCATAGGCGATTCCGGCTGCGAGGTGACCCATAGAGCACTGCTTATATTGTATTCACTGTAAAAAAAAGCAATTTTTGGAGGCTTACTTTTATCTGTAATGTATTCCTTTTGgtactgtattgtattgtattgtattgtattgtattgtattgtatttttgcTACCCTTTGTATTGTAAtaaatacctaggtacaatacaatacacaGCTTTAGAATATAAAACCAAAACTACCTTTGTATTGTAATTTTCTGGGACGGGACGGACCCATCACATGCTTCCCGAAGTATCACTCTCCGTAGTCATACACAACGACGTAAATGCATTCACCACATATCTAGTAAATATCTCAGCAAGGTGAATCTATGATGTTACCGTTGCTTAAATCACGTACAAGTCTGGGGCATTGATACGGTGAATGCCATTGTACTGAACTAAAATGGAGAAGAACGTCAATTGACGTTGCAGATGCTGACGGAACTTGTGAGTAACGCAACGCTGTTCTTTTAGTTCTATTAAATGGCTACTTAATACCAGCCGCTGTCTGCTAAATTCCTCGAAATCTATTTTCGTCGTGGGCTGGCTAATTCGTTTGATGAACAATGTTAGCTGCTGTACAGAGATTACGCGAGCTCTGTATATATGGCGACCGATAAAGACCTTATACGGAATGCAAAGTAGCATATGGAAGCTCGTTTAAAAATTTAAGTGAAGACGAATTGTCATTGGTCATGCTAAGAGAGCGGATCGATAGATCGACTACAATGTATACATGGCTGGGAGAAACACGACGAGGTAATGTAGAGGGTTATACGAACCTCTCTTACATCGCTGCGGTGTTCTGCAACTTCTTTCTCGTTCGGCTTGGTCAAGCCCCTAACCAAAGATTCTTGGTACATCGTATGGCGAAACACGAGTTGAATTGATACTGTCAAATGTTGAAAATTACAGAAACTGCCAGATTCGTATTCAGCCATGTCGCGCTACGCATGCTCACCAACGAGGCCGAGGGTAAGTTTCATTGCCTCATCCTTCCAAGAAGTTGTACATTAAATCAGCATAGACTTAAGTGATACAAATTCAAGGTAGACAAGAATACTGAAGATAGTGCTAGCGGGAAATAATTATGGGAATATGAGTACTATGGAATTCTCCTCCAGTTAACCAAGGCGTCTGCGGTGGTGCTTCATGCTTGAAGCAGATAAAGTTCTTAGTTCTTAATTCTTAATGACCATCTACGCGCAATCAGTTTCAGTTGCCTTTTTACGGTCCGAGACCCATTATCAGCGGGTATTCATATTCTATAACGAAGTACTGCAAACCCTGACTTGAAATACCCATGGAAACTAATATGAGCAAGGGAGTCTCCTCATATCACGAAATTCTGCTCCCAATTACATTTCTTACGAATTCCAGATCTGTCTCACACTCTTATTTTAGACACGCGCAAAAAATCTGCTACATACTCACATGATACAAATCTTCAAGTTAACATATACATACAAACCACATCTCGCACAAAACCTACAAACACCTACACGACAAATAGCCCAACAGATAAACACACCACACAAGCGCCATGTCTCCCAAGATAGACGAAGGTGTGGTAATTCCTCACCGTTTATTATATTTTTGCAACATTTGGCTTTTGCTATTTGCCATTTCGCGATTTTTAGCACTCTTGACTCATGCACCACCCAACACCGCAACTTCTGCCCAACCCAATGTGGGGGGTTCACATCTAAAGGGTTCAGAGGTCAGTTTCTTATTTTAGTGCAAACGATCTGCCAACAAGATGTGGCGCTCAAGCACCCCGGCTCCTGGCGTGGTTTGTGTGGCCATGCAAGTTGCTCAGCCTCAATACGAAGGCTTTCACACGTCAGAACCCACAGAAGTGCCAGGCGTTCTTTGTGCTAATGTTTGAAGCTAGTCGACATGATATGACGTGCATTTGATTACTCCATGGTGATTATTTGGGTCAGTTCTGATTTCAAAGCGACGATTCTTCATCGTGAAGGGATTGGCTGCTTATGCTTCAGGATATTGTTCGAGGCATCAAAGTTGATCAGTTGGTTTCttttctggttctggtgccTGTCAAACCCACTAAGCTTACGACCCTAACGCATGGCAATTCTGGTGGCACAGGTGTGATCAGCGCCTTCATCCGACGAATGAGCCAGAAACCAAAACTTCaggattttttttttggagaGAGACACGCAAGTACCAGCAGTTCGCCTGTACTGAGGACATTTGAAGTGGTGGactttctttttctggtATCAACTCAACATCTAAGTCCAAGCCGGGATTAGCGTCACTGCCGCCTTAGGAAAACGAGGATTTTCAATACCGCCAAGCCAGGCGCTGATTTGATTTCAGCCTCAGCCGATGCAGCAGATCTCGAATGCGTTATGTCAATTTCCTCCATTGATCCTGAGAAGGAGCTGACTAAAACATTGAATGCGGCTCCTGGCAAACAGAGGATTGACATTGCATGTGTCCTGTTGCTACCTAAGCTTGAGTGGCAGCGGGCATTGGTCGTTTGAAAGTTGGGCCGCTATGGAATCATCAAGCAACAAGCAGCGGGATCCGGCATTCGTCTGGTCttttggaccagactcatggAGCCAACGGATGGTCTGAAAATAAACTCAGCTCAGGATCGCATATGTGTGCATAACGGCTAACAACCTCCAATTGCTAAAGCGGCAGGGAAAATGGTCCTGTGTGGCAGTTGATAGACAGAGCCTCGGGTTCAATTCAACCACTCACGTTGGAGCTTGCCGCCTTCCCCGCctgttctgcttctcaaacattgaaaccccGCCAAGCTTTTCCCAAAGTCCTAGAATCTGCCAAACGAGTCCTACATGGTGAAGGAGTCCGACGCCCCAGCTTCtgttccatgttcaatgttccattcAAGGTTTGGAGCTCCCcgcccagcagcaactggAGAGAGAACTTTTTGGGCCATGGCCTCAACGCTTCAGTGATAATCTCCCGAACCACATTCCCATATCCGCCGCTGCCCGTATCCGAATTTTTCCTCTAGAGCGAGCCAAGAAGAGACCCGcaaaatggcaccaccaTTGTGTACCTACGTTATAACGGAGCACGGGTCTGCCAATTTCCCCCCGTGAGCGCACAGCTGGACACCGCGACATGGTGCTCAAGTAGTCTGTTGGTGCCCCCGAGACTAGAATGCCACTCTGTGGGTGGCGTATTGAATACGTGtgagaagaaaggaaaaggctTGACACATTGCCCGTCTGGGTGTAGGGATCACATTTCAGCTCCCAGGGTCGCATTGCAGCCAAGTCCGGTCTGCAGGGCAAGTACTCTGTTAAACCACATGCCAACGTCCAAGCGATGACAATGATGTTGTGAGCTCAACTGGTCTTGATTCTTGGAGTAATAACGTCTGGTTAGTTGCTGGTGGAAAGCAAAGGTTACTCAAAGGTGGGGAATAACCAGTTGAGCCTCCAGTCCTTTCCcatcatgatgacgaagGGCTAAGCAGTGGAAGGCGCCCTTTGAAGGTCTGGTCGAGTCCTGAGGTCTGGTTTCATTGTTTAGTTTGTCCTACGAGATCTGGTTGCTGTCTGGTATCTGTCTGCTTCATCGCCAATTCAACCTTCCCCGAGTATATTTTCGATGCATTCGATTGCA
It contains:
- a CDS encoding GCN5-related N acetyltransferase (similar to Metarhizium acridum CQMa 102 XP_007811163.1) yields the protein MSLPTAKPPPPAQQSIRSFFQAKTPKYTAPPAPSRDTTTTPPIQTSTLPPVPAIPAEATIRPITAADIPPLRRINSLLLQVSYQDDFYQKATDPLAGLFSRVITWTHAGEEPKVVGAIIAHVEPDVDTSAGQIPQNLYIRSLCLLSPYRSLGLMSAALEHVVATAAKQPAMDVRSVTAHVWTENEEGLHWYAGRGFTRLEPPVKGYYWKLRPDSAWIVKRDVGANVTGCLARTNGVASRPVPSSTTAAVVNLPPPPPPMSGPPSAKSTPPPPSGPRPKAVSGQSYQTQRPEVEWNDLPADMAPALGALRKTGSESASAASSRSSSQAPRKKRDRSYPAATFGS
- a CDS encoding glucokinase (similar to Aspergillus terreus NIH2624 XP_001209911.1), which translates into the protein MALADETKRVVSQFEFSDKDVNIHVQEFLTQMKEGLEKDGTSLSQIPTYVTGVPNGTEKGLYLAVDLGGTNFRVCSITLNGDTTFNLTYNKVAIPKELMVAKTAKELFAFLAKQIELFLREHHADHFESHVRRRATASTPMGYRDEQIFRLGFTFSFPVKQLAINKGNLIRWTKGFDIPDAIGKDVCRLLQDEIDNLSLPVKVAALVNDTVGTLMARSYTSTGKHRSLLGGIFGTGTNGAYIEKTANIKKPIEGEYDTSTGEMVINTEWGSFDNQLNVLPSTPWDKALDAQSVNPGIQMFEKRVSGMFLGEIVRLTVVDMIKDDGISLFRDANSSFNDRSTTTSIGQKARIFNAWGLDSAIMSVAAADNTPELSTIRLELEKSLDIYAPSLEDAQAFKAISDAVARRAARLSAVAIGAIALQSGKLEDPNEEVIDIGVDGSLVEHYPFFRDMIYEALGAIDGIGATGAGKIRIGIAKDGSGVGAALIALIAARQEKPGDFLADLRQDIKRRLQKIPSNTSTSVEEPTVSTTALVVGGLVAAAAIAGIWWSRQQR